One genomic window of Moorella glycerini includes the following:
- a CDS encoding LytTR family DNA-binding domain-containing protein yields MEKKSCASFILQIYNQKNEANSREILVQETRSGRIYKFKDFQDVALFFKAFIGFTVRIGNDDVFKAAPLYPLKGKSGQEVTFVNIYDIFFIETWLGRYSCFHTTRGRRFCYKSLKEVEEELKKYFCFVRTHQSYIVNLKRIERLIHCGGGVYKVIFDNYEIPAWVSRSKIKTLTKLLEEAF; encoded by the coding sequence ATGGAGAAAAAGAGTTGCGCTTCATTCATTTTACAGATATATAACCAGAAAAATGAGGCGAATTCCAGGGAGATACTGGTACAAGAAACACGGAGCGGTAGGATTTACAAGTTTAAAGATTTTCAAGACGTGGCGTTATTTTTTAAGGCCTTCATAGGCTTTACCGTCAGGATTGGAAATGATGATGTTTTTAAGGCGGCACCTTTATACCCTTTAAAGGGGAAAAGCGGACAGGAGGTAACTTTTGTCAACATTTACGATATTTTTTTTATCGAAACCTGGCTTGGCCGGTATTCCTGCTTTCATACCACCAGAGGCAGGCGCTTCTGCTACAAAAGCCTGAAGGAAGTAGAAGAAGAACTGAAGAAGTATTTCTGTTTTGTAAGGACGCACCAGTCCTATATAGTTAACTTGAAAAGGATAGAGCGGTTAATACACTGTGGCGGGGGAGTTTACAAAGTTATCTTTGACAATTATGAAATTCCTGCCTGGGTTAGCAGGTCGAAGATCAAAACTCTAACAAAATTGCTCGAAGAAGCATTTTGA